Proteins encoded by one window of Mycolicibacterium sp. ND9-15:
- a CDS encoding dynamin-like GTPase family protein, with amino-acid sequence MTQGNNPRTAISSDRRKEPARQATAGEPARQATAGEPARQATAGEPARQATAGEPARQATAGEPARQATAGEPARQTKVVVELIEHTSKIAGANDRGDLVERLAKAKARITDPQIRVVIAGQLKQGKSQLLNSLLNVPVSRVGDDESTVLPTVVTYGEAASAKLIVARGDGEEPEAIEIPMADIKNDLRRAPQAGGREVIRVEVTAASPLLRNGLAFVDTPGVGGHGQPHLSATLGLLPDADALLMCSDTSQEFTAPEMTFMRQAFEICPVATIIATKTDLYPHWRQIVGANKAHLQRTNVTVPMIPASSLLRSHAIQLNDKELNEESNFPAIVKFLSEQVLGRQNDRIRDHVVNEIYSAAEHLTLKVKTELAALNDPGLRDRLKEELERRKQEAQDALQQTALWQQVLNDGIADLTADVDHDLRGRFRVIAQHIEKVIDTCDPTQHWAEIGAELENAVATAVGDNFVWAYQRAEVLAAEVARTFVEAGLDAVSIPQLDPGRMGASLGEMKSLQKLEAKQLGKGRKLTMGMQGSYGGVLMFGMMTSFAGLGMFNPISLGAGLLMGRTAYKENVDNRMLRVRNEAKTNTRRFIDDTQFAVGKESRDRLKAIQRQLRDHYRGIANQTTRSLNESLQATLAAAQVQEAERNGRIKELERQLNILNQVTDHAVKLMPAEPVGTT; translated from the coding sequence ATGACGCAAGGCAACAACCCCCGCACGGCGATCTCCAGCGACCGGCGCAAGGAGCCGGCCAGACAGGCTACGGCCGGCGAGCCGGCCAGACAGGCTACGGCCGGCGAGCCGGCCAGACAGGCTACGGCCGGCGAGCCGGCCAGACAGGCTACGGCCGGCGAGCCGGCCAGACAGGCTACGGCCGGCGAGCCGGCCAGACAGGCTACGGCCGGCGAGCCGGCCAGACAGACGAAGGTCGTCGTCGAACTGATCGAGCACACCAGCAAGATCGCCGGTGCCAACGATCGCGGCGACCTCGTCGAGCGGCTGGCCAAGGCCAAGGCCCGTATCACCGATCCGCAGATTCGGGTGGTGATCGCCGGCCAACTCAAGCAGGGCAAGAGCCAGTTGTTGAACTCGCTACTCAATGTCCCTGTTTCGCGGGTCGGCGACGACGAGAGCACGGTGCTTCCGACCGTGGTGACCTATGGCGAAGCCGCCAGCGCGAAGCTGATCGTCGCGCGCGGCGACGGCGAGGAGCCCGAAGCCATCGAGATCCCGATGGCCGACATCAAGAACGATCTACGGCGGGCGCCGCAGGCCGGCGGGCGTGAGGTGATCCGGGTGGAGGTCACCGCGGCCAGCCCGCTGCTCAGGAACGGCCTGGCGTTCGTGGACACCCCGGGCGTCGGGGGCCACGGCCAGCCCCACCTGTCGGCGACGCTGGGGCTGCTGCCCGACGCCGACGCGCTTCTGATGTGCAGCGACACCAGCCAGGAGTTCACCGCACCCGAGATGACGTTCATGCGGCAGGCATTCGAGATCTGCCCTGTCGCAACCATTATCGCGACCAAGACCGATCTCTATCCGCACTGGCGCCAGATCGTCGGGGCCAACAAGGCCCACCTGCAGCGCACGAATGTGACCGTCCCGATGATCCCCGCGTCGTCGCTGCTCCGCAGCCACGCGATCCAGCTCAACGACAAGGAGCTCAACGAGGAGTCGAATTTCCCCGCGATCGTCAAGTTCCTCAGCGAGCAGGTGCTGGGGCGCCAGAACGACCGGATCCGCGATCACGTCGTCAACGAGATCTATTCGGCGGCTGAGCATTTGACGCTCAAGGTCAAGACCGAGTTGGCTGCGCTCAACGACCCCGGCCTGCGTGACCGGCTCAAGGAGGAGCTCGAGCGGCGTAAGCAGGAGGCCCAGGATGCGCTGCAGCAGACCGCGCTGTGGCAACAGGTGCTCAACGACGGGATCGCCGATCTGACCGCCGATGTCGACCACGACCTGCGGGGCCGCTTCCGGGTGATCGCCCAGCACATCGAGAAGGTCATCGACACCTGTGACCCGACGCAGCATTGGGCCGAAATCGGCGCAGAGCTGGAGAACGCCGTGGCCACCGCGGTCGGCGACAACTTCGTCTGGGCCTACCAGCGTGCCGAGGTGCTGGCCGCCGAGGTTGCCCGCACGTTCGTCGAGGCTGGTCTCGATGCGGTCAGCATCCCGCAACTCGACCCCGGCCGGATGGGCGCCAGCCTCGGGGAGATGAAGTCGCTTCAGAAGCTGGAGGCCAAACAGCTGGGCAAGGGCCGCAAGCTGACCATGGGCATGCAGGGTTCCTACGGTGGGGTGCTGATGTTCGGCATGATGACCTCGTTCGCAGGCCTGGGCATGTTCAACCCGATTTCCCTCGGCGCGGGTCTACTGATGGGGCGCACCGCCTACAAGGAGAACGTCGATAACCGGATGCTGCGGGTTCGCAACGAGGCCAAGACCAACACCCGCCGCTTCATCGACGACACACAGTTCGCGGTCGGCAAGGAATCTCGCGACAGGCTCAAGGCGATCCAGCGGCAGCTGCGCGACCACTACCGCGGTATCGCCAACCAGACGACCAGGTCCCTCAACGAGTCGCTGCAGGCGACACTGGCCGCCGCACAGGTCCAGGAGGCCGAACGCAACGGCCGGATCAAGGAACTGGAGCGCCAGCTCAACATCCTCAACCAGGTCACCGACCACGCGGTCAAGCTGATGCCCGCCGAACCCGTGGGCACCACATAG
- the iniR gene encoding isoniazid response ATPase/transcriptional regulator IniR: protein MAASDPRTDIPPPARDAVARLAGAPNEPVKLLVSGGIGTGKSTVLTAIRTVLRSAGVTVLTRPPRVGDEQGAPIVIDDAHLLDDHELDHLADRVADLASTVIVGTEPLVQRLPMRALATAIERENPIVTLGPLPPTEVANFVTENLGATPSSAFIRSLIVATEGLPFLLRPAVAAAAGGDGKAPATAILQAAKFALTDRLRRVDDATLDALLVTSLSRDLGADDVAAALRMSAEDASAVVDRARATGLIEPSYSRAFLRALHQCIAQILGAARHHDTEVSLLVSQLESSTLSADLALQLAAHGLRDDRLATALAEFASRSHHQPTRAARLYRAAADAGATTLSPPLADALALSGDCVTADRLTDQLLGSGDPAEKAAAVRIAASIAVHDGGAAQAADLFRWLGPYPDALVSSAGAVVLLATGDLPGALAAVSAEATGPPTSTARAARSLADGLLMTLEAPYPAAVARLGRALNADQPAAVVAPDTPAALVTLAALHGGDPVRARSVIGRAVRAGHEDGAEARLFVARRHRLLLGWVRMLDGQLPAATSDVTVACADVDASPLHRRDALWATALQTAIARRSGDTGAMQKHWYEAVEVLAEYSIDLFSLLPLGELWVAASRMRQIDRLQHTLDEAFTMLGSLGDPVLWSAPLHWAGVHAGILANAPDAVAPHGQALTAAAGRSAFAKTLATAGRTWLRVLANHVDIDEVTTAARLLAQVGLTWDATRLAGQAALQTPDGRVSGAMLQLARDLKQTVAVDEAPGGKARQASVDIDSRGPSYMRLSKKETEVAELLLRGMPYKGIGEQLSISPKTVEHHVARIRRRLGAESRSEMLSMLRAMLAPQS from the coding sequence ATGGCCGCGTCGGACCCGCGGACCGATATTCCGCCGCCCGCGCGTGACGCGGTCGCGAGATTGGCGGGCGCACCGAACGAACCGGTCAAGTTGCTCGTGTCCGGAGGTATCGGCACCGGTAAGAGCACGGTGTTGACCGCGATCCGGACCGTGCTGCGATCCGCCGGTGTAACGGTTCTGACCCGGCCCCCGCGAGTCGGTGACGAGCAGGGTGCCCCGATAGTCATCGACGACGCCCATCTGCTGGACGACCACGAGCTCGACCACCTCGCAGATCGGGTCGCCGACCTCGCCTCCACCGTCATCGTGGGCACCGAGCCGCTCGTGCAACGCTTACCAATGCGCGCGCTGGCCACCGCGATCGAACGGGAGAACCCGATCGTCACGCTCGGACCGCTGCCGCCGACCGAAGTGGCGAATTTCGTCACCGAAAACCTCGGTGCCACGCCGTCATCGGCGTTCATTCGGTCGTTGATCGTTGCGACCGAGGGCCTCCCGTTCCTGCTGCGGCCGGCGGTCGCGGCCGCTGCCGGCGGCGACGGGAAGGCACCGGCCACCGCAATTCTGCAGGCGGCGAAGTTCGCATTGACCGACCGGCTGCGCCGGGTCGACGATGCCACTCTCGACGCGTTACTGGTGACGTCGCTGAGCAGGGACCTCGGAGCAGACGACGTCGCGGCGGCGTTGCGGATGAGCGCCGAGGACGCCTCCGCGGTGGTGGACCGGGCGCGCGCCACCGGGCTCATCGAGCCGTCCTACAGTCGCGCTTTCCTGCGGGCACTGCATCAATGCATCGCACAAATCCTCGGCGCGGCAAGGCATCACGACACCGAGGTTTCGCTTCTGGTGTCACAACTCGAATCATCCACGCTGTCAGCCGATCTCGCGCTTCAGCTGGCCGCGCATGGGCTGCGCGACGACCGGTTGGCCACCGCACTCGCCGAATTTGCATCACGCAGTCACCACCAACCCACAAGGGCAGCAAGGCTTTACCGCGCCGCCGCCGATGCAGGTGCGACCACGTTGAGCCCACCGCTGGCGGACGCGCTCGCGCTGTCCGGGGACTGCGTTACCGCGGACAGGCTCACCGATCAACTGCTCGGCTCCGGGGATCCGGCCGAGAAGGCCGCCGCGGTGCGGATCGCCGCCAGCATCGCCGTGCACGACGGCGGTGCCGCGCAGGCGGCCGACCTGTTCCGCTGGCTGGGCCCGTATCCGGACGCGTTGGTCAGCTCGGCCGGCGCGGTGGTATTGCTTGCGACCGGCGACCTACCTGGCGCTCTCGCAGCGGTGTCCGCCGAGGCCACCGGCCCTCCGACCTCCACGGCGCGCGCCGCACGCAGCCTCGCCGACGGGCTGCTGATGACGCTCGAGGCGCCCTACCCCGCCGCCGTTGCCCGACTTGGGCGGGCCCTCAACGCGGACCAACCGGCGGCTGTCGTCGCCCCGGACACCCCGGCCGCGCTGGTGACGCTGGCCGCCCTGCACGGGGGCGACCCGGTACGGGCCCGCAGCGTGATCGGCCGCGCGGTGCGCGCGGGGCACGAGGACGGCGCCGAGGCACGGCTTTTCGTCGCCCGAAGACACCGGCTCCTGCTGGGCTGGGTGCGCATGCTGGACGGTCAGCTGCCCGCGGCGACCTCCGACGTCACGGTCGCGTGCGCCGACGTCGACGCCTCCCCCCTTCATCGCCGCGACGCGCTGTGGGCGACCGCGCTGCAGACCGCGATCGCCCGCCGCAGCGGCGACACCGGCGCAATGCAGAAGCACTGGTATGAGGCGGTGGAGGTGCTCGCCGAGTATTCGATCGACCTGTTCTCGCTGCTGCCGCTCGGCGAGTTGTGGGTGGCCGCCTCCCGGATGCGTCAGATCGACCGGCTACAGCACACTCTCGACGAGGCGTTCACGATGCTCGGCTCGCTCGGTGATCCGGTGTTGTGGTCGGCGCCGCTGCACTGGGCCGGCGTGCACGCCGGGATCCTCGCCAATGCGCCGGACGCGGTTGCCCCTCACGGCCAGGCGCTGACGGCCGCGGCCGGGCGCAGCGCCTTCGCCAAGACGCTGGCCACAGCGGGCCGAACATGGCTGCGGGTGCTGGCGAACCACGTCGACATCGACGAGGTCACCACCGCGGCACGGCTGCTCGCGCAGGTCGGTCTCACGTGGGACGCCACCCGCCTGGCCGGTCAGGCCGCGTTGCAAACCCCCGACGGCCGGGTGTCGGGCGCGATGCTGCAGTTGGCCCGCGACCTGAAACAGACCGTCGCGGTCGACGAGGCTCCCGGTGGCAAGGCCCGGCAAGCATCGGTTGACATTGACTCGAGGGGGCCGTCGTACATGCGGCTCTCCAAGAAGGAGACGGAAGTCGCCGAACTGCTCCTGCGCGGCATGCCTTACAAGGGGATCGGAGAGCAGCTGTCCATCTCGCCGAAGACCGTCGAACACCACGTCGCCCGGATCCGGCGTCGCCTGGGCGCGGAGTCCCGCTCGGAGATGCTGTCGATGCTGCGCGCCATGCTGGCGCCGCAGTCCTGA
- a CDS encoding Hsp70 family protein, with protein MSDSLGLSIGSTNLVAARIGRPPVMRRSILTVFEDRAPEVGVPAENPNLNQPGMVLSGFVERVGDPVPLVAADGSPHRGERVLVEALDAMARTVDGGDPVVVAVPAHWGPATVGALRGALRAAPGLAPNGVAPTLVPDSAAALAALQAAPGLPSSGVVVLCDFGGSGTSISLAEAAAGFSAIGDTVRYADFSGDQIDQILLNHVAAGIAAANDADPASTAAVSSLARLRNEARLAKEQLSADTTAVVHADLPGFDSDVRVTRTELEQLINEPLAGVLNAVEEALQRNNIPLTNVSAVATVGGGANIPLVTQQLSTRLRTPVITTPQSQLNVAAGAALIADAAQAATGMAAAADAPTGMAPTSMAAAAWAAGAAGVAASESAADGAGSATFRALAWSQDDSPAGEPVPYAGEDYTFEPGGTGARPAMEFAHEEEGFEPEPEPLPWYRRPVVLFGAAAAAALLAAGGLAVTLTGTTGDSSPVTETATTVETGPSPQQTTSAAPQTITITGEDGRPTTSVVPPPPPPPTTTTTTTSPTTTTTTTTTTTTTTTTPPTTTTTRPTTTQPTTTQPPTTTEPPVTTTVEPEPDVPNPDEP; from the coding sequence ATGAGCGACTCACTCGGGTTGTCGATCGGATCGACCAACTTGGTGGCGGCCCGAATCGGCCGCCCCCCGGTCATGCGCCGATCGATACTCACCGTGTTCGAGGATCGCGCCCCGGAGGTCGGTGTTCCCGCCGAGAATCCGAACTTGAATCAGCCCGGCATGGTGTTGAGCGGTTTCGTCGAACGCGTCGGCGATCCGGTGCCCCTGGTCGCGGCCGACGGTTCGCCGCACCGTGGGGAGCGGGTGCTGGTGGAGGCTCTCGATGCGATGGCGCGCACCGTCGACGGCGGTGACCCCGTCGTGGTCGCGGTGCCCGCGCACTGGGGCCCAGCCACGGTGGGGGCATTGCGGGGTGCGTTGCGGGCCGCGCCGGGCCTCGCCCCGAACGGGGTGGCGCCCACGCTGGTACCCGATTCGGCGGCCGCGCTGGCCGCACTGCAGGCCGCACCTGGGCTACCGTCAAGCGGCGTCGTGGTGCTGTGCGATTTCGGTGGCAGCGGAACCAGCATCAGCCTCGCCGAGGCGGCAGCCGGCTTCAGCGCGATCGGGGACACGGTCCGCTACGCCGACTTCTCCGGCGACCAGATCGATCAGATCCTGCTGAACCACGTCGCCGCGGGCATCGCGGCGGCCAACGACGCCGACCCGGCGAGCACCGCCGCGGTCAGCTCGCTGGCCCGGCTGCGCAACGAGGCCCGGCTGGCCAAGGAGCAGCTGTCGGCCGACACCACCGCCGTCGTTCACGCCGACCTGCCGGGATTCGACTCCGACGTGCGGGTGACCCGCACCGAGTTGGAGCAGCTGATCAACGAACCGCTCGCCGGAGTTCTCAACGCCGTCGAAGAGGCGTTGCAGCGCAACAACATTCCGCTGACCAACGTGTCGGCGGTCGCGACGGTCGGCGGCGGCGCGAACATCCCGCTGGTCACCCAGCAGCTGTCGACCCGGCTGCGCACCCCGGTGATCACCACGCCGCAGTCCCAACTCAACGTCGCCGCCGGCGCAGCGCTGATCGCCGACGCCGCCCAGGCGGCGACGGGGATGGCCGCCGCGGCGGATGCCCCGACTGGGATGGCCCCGACGAGCATGGCCGCCGCCGCGTGGGCGGCCGGCGCCGCGGGTGTGGCGGCCTCCGAATCGGCCGCCGACGGCGCAGGCTCGGCGACGTTTCGGGCGCTGGCCTGGTCGCAGGACGACTCGCCGGCCGGTGAACCGGTGCCCTACGCCGGTGAGGACTACACGTTCGAGCCGGGTGGCACCGGCGCGCGGCCCGCGATGGAATTCGCCCACGAAGAAGAGGGATTCGAGCCCGAACCCGAACCGCTGCCCTGGTACCGGCGGCCGGTGGTGCTGTTCGGCGCGGCGGCCGCGGCCGCGCTACTGGCCGCCGGCGGCCTCGCGGTCACGTTGACGGGCACCACCGGCGACAGCTCACCCGTGACCGAGACCGCGACGACCGTCGAGACCGGCCCGTCGCCGCAACAGACGACTTCGGCTGCCCCGCAGACCATTACGATCACCGGCGAGGACGGCCGGCCGACTACCAGCGTCGTGCCCCCGCCACCACCGCCGCCAACCACCACCACCACGACGACGTCCCCGACCACCACCACCACGACGACGACAACCACCACAACCACCACCACAACCCCGCCCACTACTACGACGACGCGTCCCACGACGACGCAGCCCACCACCACCCAGCCTCCGACGACGACCGAGCCGCCGGTCACCACGACGGTCGAACCCGAGCCGGACGTGCCGAATCCAGACGAGCCGTAG
- a CDS encoding Rv0340 family IniB-related protein: MANELLDFVMSVVRDPDVAARFAADPDQAILDANLTNVTGADVHALIPMVSESMSALPTTVPTGLDGGIAEAAGNVWSSGAATAAFDAFGEHVPADVVDDVSAALISDPTVPGLAEPDVPDVAGADDASLQFDQPVFDSDMEPAAVDGVPAIEDFGDAVADVHQVDVDSGGFDIFD; this comes from the coding sequence ATGGCCAACGAGCTGCTCGACTTCGTGATGTCGGTGGTGCGCGATCCTGACGTGGCCGCGCGCTTCGCCGCCGATCCGGACCAAGCCATTCTCGACGCGAACCTGACCAATGTGACCGGTGCCGATGTCCACGCCCTGATCCCGATGGTCTCCGAGTCGATGTCGGCACTGCCCACGACGGTACCCACCGGACTTGATGGCGGCATCGCGGAAGCGGCCGGCAACGTATGGAGCAGTGGTGCGGCCACCGCCGCATTCGACGCGTTCGGAGAGCACGTGCCCGCCGACGTGGTGGACGACGTATCCGCCGCTTTGATCTCCGATCCGACGGTCCCGGGGCTCGCCGAGCCGGACGTTCCGGATGTCGCGGGCGCCGATGACGCGTCGCTGCAGTTCGACCAGCCGGTGTTCGATTCGGACATGGAGCCGGCCGCCGTCGACGGCGTGCCGGCGATCGAGGACTTCGGCGATGCGGTGGCCGACGTCCACCAGGTCGATGTCGACTCCGGCGGGTTCGACATCTTCGACTGA
- a CDS encoding IniB N-terminal domain-containing protein, giving the protein MNLIDWFLNLFRDPVSAAAFVADPDRELHQAGFGNVSAAQVQAVAATVAPAAVVHGGGNPVLGLQQAVAQTHGIAFTPQRQTEVLSNNDMLSHNDTRLLSPETNTVNHAGQDQQQGIGNVGLEFGDITFGDKTTNTATDGGVVNTGTAGDIDATNVDGDGNVVGDDNENVNTGDIEDSNVNIGEDNEIDDSGDQSAGGDIISDNEGPVINDVDMSGGNGGGASGGDGGGGLIGVGNDGGDATGGSGGAGGGIVINDNDTTSTNVDGNQTNVGDIDGSVSGGISGGSSIEDNSVDNSVDNSVDNSGQDNSTDNSGQVNTDVDVSTTVDTGLF; this is encoded by the coding sequence ATGAACCTCATCGACTGGTTTCTGAACCTTTTCCGCGACCCGGTCTCTGCTGCGGCGTTCGTCGCCGACCCCGACCGCGAACTGCACCAGGCCGGCTTCGGCAACGTCTCGGCCGCCCAAGTGCAGGCCGTGGCCGCCACCGTGGCGCCGGCGGCGGTGGTGCACGGGGGTGGTAACCCGGTGCTGGGTTTGCAGCAGGCGGTGGCCCAGACCCATGGGATCGCGTTCACCCCGCAGCGGCAGACCGAGGTGTTGTCGAACAACGACATGCTCAGCCATAACGACACGCGGTTGTTGAGCCCGGAGACCAACACGGTCAATCACGCCGGGCAGGACCAGCAGCAGGGTATCGGCAACGTCGGCCTGGAGTTCGGTGACATCACCTTCGGTGACAAGACCACCAACACCGCCACCGACGGCGGGGTGGTCAACACCGGCACCGCCGGCGATATCGATGCCACCAACGTCGATGGGGACGGCAACGTGGTCGGCGATGACAACGAGAACGTCAACACCGGCGATATCGAGGACTCCAACGTCAACATCGGCGAGGACAACGAGATCGACGACAGCGGCGATCAGAGTGCGGGCGGGGACATCATCTCCGATAACGAGGGCCCGGTCATCAACGACGTCGACATGAGTGGGGGCAACGGTGGTGGGGCTTCCGGTGGTGACGGTGGCGGCGGGCTGATCGGGGTCGGCAACGACGGTGGCGACGCCACCGGCGGGTCCGGCGGGGCCGGCGGCGGCATCGTTATCAACGACAACGACACCACCAGCACCAATGTCGATGGCAACCAGACCAATGTCGGCGACATCGACGGCAGCGTGTCCGGGGGCATCTCGGGTGGCTCGAGCATCGAGGACAACTCGGTGGACAACTCGGTGGACAATTCGGTCGACAACTCCGGTCAGGACAACTCGACCGACAACTCCGGTCAGGTCAACACCGACGTCGACGTGAGCACCACCGTCGACACCGGCCTGTTCTGA